From Betta splendens chromosome 3, fBetSpl5.4, whole genome shotgun sequence, the proteins below share one genomic window:
- the myo5aa gene encoding unconventional myosin-Va isoform X4, whose protein sequence is MAASELYTKHARVWIPDTEEVWKSAELTKDYKQGDASLQLLLEDGANLGYKLDPKMTNLPYLRNPDILVGENDLTALSYLHEPAVLHNLKVRFIDSKLIYTYCGIVLVAINPYETLPIYGTDIINAYSGQNMGDMDPHIFAVAEEAYKQMARDERNQSIIVSGESGAGKTVSAKYAMRYFATVSGSASEANVEEKVLASNPIMEAIGNAKTTRNDNSSRFGKYIEIGFDSRYRIIGANMRTYLLEKSRVVFQADEERNYHIFYQLCASSHLPEFKTLRLSSANDFLYTRQGRSPVIDGVDDTKELCTTRNAFTLLGINESYQMGLFQVLAAILHLGNVEIKDKDADSSLIAPNNRHLTAFCELVGVTYQDMAQWLCHRKLKTATETYIKPLPRLQATNARDALSKHIYAKLFNWIVEHVNKALITNIKQHSFIGVLDIYGFETFEINSFEQFCINYANEKLQQQFNMHVFKLEQEEYMKEQIPWTLIDFYDNQPCINLIEAKMGILDLLDEECKMPKGSDDSWAQKLYNTHLKTCSLFQKPRMSNRAFIIQHFADKVEYQCEGFLEKNKDTVNEEQINVLKASKFDLLVELFQDELKATSPTGQVPGTGGRTRLSIKPDKSREASSKEHKKTVGCQFRNSLQMLMETLNATTPHYVRCIKPNDFKLAFSFDPKRAVQQLRACGVLETIRISAAGFPSRWTYQEFFSRYRVLMKQKDVLPDKKLTCKNVLEKLVQDQDKYQFGKTKIFFRAGQVAYLEKLRADKLRAACIRIQKTIRCWLARKKYLRMRRAAITIQRFTRGYQARCLAKFLRRTQAATIIQKYQRMYVERKRYRQKQAAALAMQTILRAYLARQKYTALLREHKAVIVQKHVRGWLARCWYKRCLYSIVYLQCCIRRMRARRELKKLKIEARSVEHFKKLNKGMENKIMQLQRKIDEQNKENRSVNERLAGLESSYTAESERMRGELNRLRGVEEEAKNKANQVTSLLEELEKVKKELKATQQEKKTIEDWAQTYRNEMEKMVSELKDQNGLLKKEKDDLNRLIQEQSQQMTEKMARAIAEETQQLVTDLNEERSRYQNLLTEHLRLEEKYDDLKEDIALSLNVSKPGHRRTDSTHSSNESEYTYNSEYTELEEGSRASEDVTRGIDTSLTLKLQKRLTELEQEKQSLRNELENKEEQYQRARARDDAEFKKARGAELEYESLKRQELESENKKLKHNLAELRQSLLGNAATGAGAPGSPAYNVLLDQLNASCEELEVRKEEVLILRSQLVSQKEAMTHKDEKETMTEPSVFVEDVSKLKDADEIKQAYVGLKDTNRSPRFMHKHLEVSDLLSRLRSAAPDFHKLNEDGELWLVNQGLKETIRLLEHQLQTQRRTYDSEVESLRGELQNVKEENNRQQQLLAQNLQLPPEARIEASLQHEITRLTNENLELMADDPTASREARVIILRRMVDLMEQLEKQDRTIRKLKKQLKVYSKRIGEMGAVQAEGQTSPGQMVDEPIHPVNIPRREKDFQGMLEYKKEDELKLVKNLILELKPRGVAVNLIPGLPAYILFMCLRHADYVNDDQKVRTLLTSTINSIKKILKKRGDDFETVSFWLSNTCRFLHCLKQYSGDEAFMKHNTQRQNEHCLSNFDLAEYRQVISDLAIQIYQQLIKCMENILQPMIVSGMLEHETIQGVSGVKPTGLRKRTSSIADEGTYTLDSILRQLSAFHSTMCQHGTDPELIKQVVKQQFYIIGAVTLNNLLLRKDMCSWSKGMQIRYNVSQLEEWLRDKGLMMCGAKETLEPLIQAAQLLQVKKKTDEDAEAICSMCHALTTAQIVKVLNLYTPVNEFEERVSVAFIRTIQTRLRDRCESPQLLMDTKMIYPVTFPFNPSSLALETIQIPSSLNLMFLTRV, encoded by the exons ATGGCAGCGTCGGAGCTGTACACAAAG CATGCGCGGGTGTGGATCCCCGACACCGAGGAGGTGTGGAAGTCTGCGGAGCTCACCAAGGACTACAAACAAGGGGATgcctccctgcagctcctgctggagGATGGAGCG AACCTCGGATACAAGCTGGACCCCAAGATGACGAACCTGCCTTACCTTCGAAACCCAGACATCCTGGTGGGCGAGAATGACCTCACAGCGCTCAGCTACCTCCATGAGCCGGCCGTGCTGCACAACCTCAAAGTCCGATTCATCGACTCCAAGCTCATCTACACGTACTGTG GAATCGTTCTGGTGGCCATCAACCCGTACGAGACGCTGCCAATCTACGGAACCGACATCATCAACGCGTACAGCGGTCAGAACATGGGGGACATGGACCCGCATATCTTCGCCGTAGCAGAGGAGGCATACAAACAGATggccag gGACGAGAGGAACCAGTCAATCATTGTGAGTGGGGAGTCCGGAGCAGGGAAGACGGTATCGGCCAAATACGCCATGAGGTACTTCGCTACAGTCAGCGGCTCTGCTAGCGAAGCCAACGTGGAGGAGAAGGTCTTGGCTTCCAATCCCATCATGGAG GCCATAGGAAACGCGAAGACCACCAGAAATGATAACAGCAGTCGCTTTGGCAAATACATCGAGATTGGCTTTGACAGCCGCTACCGGATCATCGGTGCCAACATGAGGACGTACCTTCTGGAGAAGTCGAGGGTCGTGTTTCAG GCGGATGAGGAGAGGAACTATCACATCTTCTATCAGCTCTGTGCATCATCCCATTTACCAGAGTTCAAGACTCTGAGGCTAA GCAGTGCAAACGACTTTCTGTACACCAGGCAAGGCCGCAGCCCTGTAATCGACGGTGTGGATGATACCAAGGAGCTGTGCACCACACGGAATGCCTTTACATTACTCG GCATCAATGAGTCTTATCAGATGGGCTTGTTCCAGGTTTTGGCTGCTATTCTTCATCTAGGAAATGTGGAAATTAAGGACAAAGATGCAGACAGCAGCTTGATTGCT CCTAACAATCGCCACCTCACGGCGTTCTGTGAGCTGGTGGGCGTGACCTACCAGGACATGGCCCAGTGGCTGTGCCATAGGAAGCTGAAGACGGCCACGGAGACGTACATCAAGCCACTCCCTCGTCTGCAGGCCACCAACGCTCGGGACGCGCTGTCCAAACATATCTATGCCAAGCTCTTCAACTGGATCGTGGAGCACGTCAACAAAGCTCTGATCACCAACATTAAACAGCACTCCTTCATTGGCGTCCTCGACATCTATGG gTTTGAGACTTTTGAAATCAACAGCTTCGAGCAGTTCTGTATTAACTATGCTAACGAGAAACTCCAGCAACAATTCAACATG CATGTATTcaaactggagcaggaggaatACATGAAGGAGCAGATTCCCTGGACTCTGATTGACTTCTATGATAATCAGCCCTGCATCAACCTCATAGAAGCTAAGATGGGAATCCTGGACCTGTTGGATGAGGAGTGCAAG ATGCCTAAAGGTTCAGATGATTCTTGGGCTCAGAAGTTATACAACACTCATCTAAAGACttgctccctctttcagaagccacGCATGTCAAACCGTGCCTTCATCATCCAACATTTTGCTGACAAG GTCGAGTACCAGTGCGAAGGATTCCTGGAGAAGAACAAGGACACCGTGAATGAAGAGCAGATCAATGTTCTGAAGGCCAGCAAG TTTgacctgctggtggagctgttcCAGGACGAGCTGAAGGCCACCAGCCCCACGGGCCAGGTGCCTGGGACCGGAGGTCGGACCCGCCTCAGCATCAAACCCGACAAAAGCCGGGAAGCGAGCAGCAAAGAGCACAAGAAGACCGTCGGCTGCCAG TTCCGTAACTCTCTGCAAATGCTTATGGAGACATTAAATGCGACTACTCCACACTACGTCCGCTGCATCAAACCCAATGATTTCAAACTGGCCTTTTC GTTTGATCCCAAACGTGCggttcagcagctcagagccTGTGGTGTCCTGGAAACGATACGCATCTCAGCTGCAGGTTTCCCATCCAG aTGGACGTACCAAGAGTTCTTCAGTCGGTACCGAGTGCTGATGAAGCAGAAGGACGTGCTCCCAGACAAAAAGCTGACCTGTAAAAACGTCCTTGAGAAACTAGTGCAG GACCAGGACAAATACCAGTTTGGAAAGACCAAGATCTTCTTCAGGGCAGGTCAGGTTGCTTATCTGGAGAAACTGAGGGCAGATAAGTTGCGCGCTGCCTGTATCCGCATCCAGAAAACCATCCGGTGCTGGCTGGCACGCAAGAAGTACCTGCGCATGCGCAGAGCTGCCATCACCATCCAAAGGTTTACCAGAGGATACCAGGCTCGCTG CCTTGCTAAGTTCTTGCGGCGCACTCAAGCAGCCACCATCATCCAGAAGTACCAGAGAATGTATGTGGAGAGAAAACGCTACAGGCAGAAGCAAGCGGCTGCTCTGGCCATGCAGACCATCCTCAGAGCTTACCTCGCTCGGCAGAAGTACACTGCG CTACTGCGGGAGCACAAGGCCGTGATCGTTCAGAAGCACGTCCGTGGGTGGTTGGCTCGCTGCTGGTACAAGCGCTGCCTTTACTCCATCGTCTACCTGCAGTGCTGCATCCGCAGGATGAGGGCCAGGCGCGagctgaagaagctgaagaTCGAAGCTCGCTCAGTGGAGCACTTCAAGAAGCTCAACAAAGGCATGGAGAACAAGatcatgcagctgcagaggaagatcGACGAGCAG AACAAAGAGAACCGCTCAGTCAACGAGAGGCTGGCCGGTCTGGAGAGCTCCTACACAGCAGAGAGCGAGCGCATGCGCGGCGAGCTGAACCGGCTGCGCGGGGTGGAGGAAGAGGCCAAGAACAAGGCCAACCAGGTGACGTcgctcctggaggagctggagaaggtaaagaaggagctgaaagccacacagcaggagaagaagaccATCGAGGACTGGGCTCAGACCTACAGGAACGAGATGGAGAAA ATGGTCTCCGAGCTGAAGGATCAGAATGGTCTGctgaagaaagagaaggacGACTTGAACAGGTTGATTCAGGAACAGAGTCAGCAGATGACAG agAAAATGGCCCGTGCGATAGCAGAGGAGACTCAGCAACTGGTGACGGATCTGAACGAGGAACGATCTCGCTACCAGAATCTCCTGACGGAACACCTTCGCCTGGAGGAGAAATACGACGACCTGAAAGAGGATATTGCTCTTTCTTTG AACGTCTCCAAGCCTGGCCACAGGAGAACAGATTCTACCCACAGCAGCAACGAATCAGAGTACACCTACAACTCCGAGTACACCGAATTGGAAGAAGGGTCCCGTGCAAGCGAA GACGTGACACGAGGAATAGACACCTCCCTCACCCTCAAGCTGCAAAAGCGACTCACAGAACTGGAGCAAGAAAAGCAGTCGCTGCGCAACGAActagaaaacaaagaggagcagtATCAGCGGGCCAGAGCCAGG GATGATGCAGAGTTTAAAAAGGCTCGTGGGGCAGAGCTGGAGTATGAGTCACTTAAG CGTCAGGAGCTGGAGTCGGAGAACAAGAAGCTGAAACACAACCTGGCCGAGCTGAGGCAAAGTCTTCTGGGTAACGCAGCCACAGGCGCGGGGGCCCCGGGCTCTCCAGCTTACAACGTGCTGCTGGACCAGCTCAACGCGTCctgtgaggagctggaggttcGCAAGGAGGAGGTGCTCATCCTGCGCTCCCAGCTGGTCAGCCAGAAGGAAGCCATGACGCACAAG GATGAGAAG GAAACCATGACTGAGCCCTCTGTCTTTGTTGAGGATGTGTCCAAGCTGAAGGATGCTGATGAAATCAAGCAAGCCTACGTAGGCCTCAAAGACACCAACAG ATCTCCTAGGTTCATGCATAAGCACCTGGAAGTCAGTGATCTCCTGAGTAGGCTAAG ATCTGCCGCCCCAGACTTCCATAAGCTGAATGAGGACGGAGAGCTGTGGCTGGTTAATCAGGGCTTAAAGGAGACCATCAG gtTGCTGGAACACCAGCTGCAGACTCAGCGGAGAACTTACGATAGCGAGGTGGAGTCGTTACGGGGAGAACTGCAGAACGTCAAGGAGGAGAAcaaccggcagcagcagcttctggccCAAAACCTCCAGCTGCCTCCGGAGGCCAGGATCGAAGCCAGCCTGCAGCACGAAATCACTCGGCTCACCAACGAGAACCTG GAACTCATGGCTGACGACCCCACAGCGTCCCGAGAGGCTCGAGTCATCATTTTACGCCGAATGGTT GATCTCATGGAGCAACTGGAGAAGCAGGACCGCACCATCCGTAAGCTAAAGAAGCAACTGAAGGTTTACTCCAAGAGGATTGGAGAAATGGGAG CGGTTCAGGCCGAGGGCCAGACGTCTCCCGGGCAGATGGTGGACGAGCCGATCCACCCCGTCAACATTCCTCGCAGGGAGAAAGACTTCCAGGGAATGTTGGAGTACAAGAAGGAGGATGAGCTCAAACTGGTCAAGAACCTGATCCTTG AGCTTAAGCCTCGCGGCGTAGCTGTAAATCTGATCCCAGGTCTGCCAGCCTACATCCTGTTTATGTGTCTGAGACACGCAGACTATGTCAATGACGACCAGAAGGTCCGCACTCTGCTCACCTCCACCATCAACAGCATCAAGAAGatcctgaag AAACGGGGCGATGACTTTGAGACCGTGTCTTTCTGGCTTTCCAACACCTGCCGCTTCTTGCATTGTCTCAAACAGTACAGTGGCGATGAG GCCTTCATGAAGCACAACACGCAGAGACAAAACGAACACTGTCTGTCCAACTTCGACCTGGCAGAGTACAGACAGGTGATCAGCGACCTAGCCATCCAGATCTACCAGCAGCTGATCAAGTGCATGGAGAACATCCTACAGCCCATGATAG TCTCCGGCATGCTGGAACACGAGACCATCCAGGGCGTCTCGGGCGTGAAGCCCACCGGCCTCCGTAAGCGGACGTCCAGCATCGCCGACGAGGGCACCTACACGCTGGACTCCATCTTGCGGCAGCTCAGCGCCTTCCACTCCACCATGTGTCAGCACGGCACCGACCCCGAGCTCATCAAGCAGGTGGTGAAGCAGCAGTTCTACATCATCGGCGCGGTCACCCTCAATAACCTGCTGCTGCGCAAGGACATGTGCTCGTGGAGCAAAGGCATGCAGATCAG GTACAACGTGAGCCAGTTGGAGGAGTGGCTCCGAGACAAAGGCCTGATGATGTGCGGAGCCAAGGAGACGCTGGAGCCTCTGATCCAGgccgctcagctgctgcaggtgaagaagaaaacggatgaagatgctgaggccATCTGCTCCATGTGCCACGCTCTCACCACGGCTCAG ATTGTGAAGGTCCTGAACCTCTACACTCCAGTCAATGAGTTTGAGGAGCGAGTTTCTGTTGCGTTCATACGAACTATACAG ACTCGATTAAGAGACCGCTGTGAGAGTCCTCAGTTACTGATGGACACAAAGATGATCTATCCCGTTACCTTCCCGTTCAacccttcctccctcgctctggAAACCATCCAGATCCCCAGCTCACTCAACCTCATGTTCCTCACGCGTGTCTAA